In one Halorubrum sp. CBA1229 genomic region, the following are encoded:
- a CDS encoding aminotransferase class III-fold pyridoxal phosphate-dependent enzyme: MDRHTATPDVTDLPGDRAREWVDYHHESAAPSTYVYEFVWDRTAPAEGPFCTDVDGNVLMDFTSHVAAAPLGYNNPLIMEPLSEFDLVDPLKIAGQDFYVAGGESPGDGLPGSSGLMERLTEVTAHYDMDTVFLSNSGAEAVENAIKIAYDDSGGAKHAITFDGAFHGRTLGALSLNRSKSVYRREFPEISGVHDAPFCEDRSCTPETCSCGFFAGGVSRLREKLDPERGHVDPDDVAYLILEPIQGEGGYRFPSDAFTDEIAALVDEHDITLIADEIQSGVGRTGELWGADHYALEPDVISSAKGLRVGATISREDVFPEETSRLSSTWGAGDVLASAQGALTLDAIREHDLMDNATVRGRQFKETMRDADLPGVTDVRGKGLMLAVQFDSTERRDAVLTGAFSRGLLTLAAGHDVLRVLPPLDVTEREIELGCDLLTAAIADAA, encoded by the coding sequence ATGGATCGCCACACGGCCACGCCCGACGTCACGGACCTCCCGGGCGATCGCGCGCGAGAGTGGGTCGACTACCACCACGAGTCGGCCGCGCCGAGCACGTACGTCTACGAGTTCGTCTGGGACCGCACCGCGCCCGCCGAGGGCCCCTTCTGCACCGACGTCGACGGCAACGTCCTCATGGACTTCACGAGCCACGTCGCCGCCGCGCCGCTCGGCTACAACAACCCGTTGATTATGGAGCCGCTCTCCGAGTTCGACCTCGTCGACCCGCTGAAGATCGCGGGCCAGGACTTCTACGTCGCCGGCGGCGAGTCGCCCGGCGACGGGCTCCCGGGGTCGTCCGGGCTGATGGAGCGGCTCACCGAGGTCACCGCCCACTACGACATGGACACGGTCTTCCTCTCGAACTCCGGGGCGGAGGCGGTCGAGAACGCGATCAAGATCGCGTACGACGACTCCGGCGGCGCCAAGCACGCGATCACGTTCGACGGCGCGTTCCACGGGCGGACGCTCGGAGCGCTCTCGCTCAACCGCTCCAAGTCCGTCTACCGCCGGGAGTTCCCGGAGATCAGCGGCGTCCACGACGCCCCGTTCTGCGAGGACCGGTCCTGCACCCCCGAGACCTGCTCGTGCGGCTTCTTCGCGGGCGGCGTCTCCCGGCTCCGCGAGAAGCTCGACCCCGAACGCGGTCACGTCGACCCCGACGACGTGGCGTACCTCATCCTCGAACCGATCCAGGGCGAGGGCGGCTACCGGTTCCCCTCCGACGCGTTCACCGACGAGATCGCGGCCTTGGTCGACGAGCACGACATCACGCTGATCGCCGACGAGATCCAGTCCGGGGTCGGCCGCACCGGGGAGCTGTGGGGCGCCGACCACTACGCGCTCGAACCGGACGTGATCTCCAGCGCGAAGGGGCTCCGCGTCGGCGCGACGATCTCCCGCGAAGACGTGTTCCCCGAGGAGACGAGCCGGCTCTCGTCGACGTGGGGCGCCGGCGACGTGCTCGCCTCCGCACAGGGCGCGCTCACGCTCGACGCCATCCGCGAGCACGACCTCATGGACAACGCCACCGTCCGGGGTCGACAGTTCAAAGAGACGATGCGCGACGCCGACCTCCCGGGCGTGACCGACGTCCGCGGGAAGGGACTGATGCTCGCGGTCCAGTTCGACTCGACGGAGCGCCGCGACGCGGTCCTGACGGGGGCGTTCTCCCGCGGGCTGCTCACGCTGGCGGCCGGTCACGACGTGCTCCGGGTCCTCCCGCCCCTCGACGTCACCGAACGCGAGATCGAACTCGGCTGCGACCTGTTGACCGCCGCCATCGCCGACGCGGCCTGA
- a CDS encoding SHOCT domain-containing protein, whose product MSLPTFEKNRLIGLVAVLSFGLTSLFAVLLPGALGPLIPATFILGFFVIIPLVALLGEDFPLVESGEAAGESVSAPATTGDPLETLRERYATGEIGEEEFERRLDRLLETEELEGRIDATAADRRESRDRRERETELE is encoded by the coding sequence ATGTCCCTCCCGACGTTCGAGAAAAATCGGCTGATAGGGCTCGTTGCGGTCCTCTCGTTCGGGCTCACCTCGTTGTTCGCCGTCCTCCTCCCGGGGGCGCTGGGGCCGCTGATCCCCGCCACGTTCATCCTCGGCTTCTTCGTGATCATCCCGCTGGTGGCGCTGCTCGGCGAGGACTTCCCGCTCGTCGAGTCCGGGGAAGCGGCCGGTGAGTCGGTCTCGGCGCCCGCGACGACCGGGGATCCCCTGGAGACGCTCCGTGAGCGGTACGCGACCGGCGAGATCGGCGAGGAGGAGTTCGAGCGCCGACTCGACCGACTGCTGGAGACCGAGGAGTTGGAGGGGCGAATCGACGCCACCGCCGCGGACCGACGCGAGTCCCGCGACCGCCGCGAGCGCGAGACGGAACTGGAGTAG
- a CDS encoding 5'-deoxyadenosine deaminase has product MLIAGTVIADPATVVPDGAVVVEGATIAAVGDAAALREEYPDHERREVDIVAPGLIGGHVHSVQSLGRGIADDASLLDWLFDAVLPMEAAMDAEATRAAAELGYLECLESGTTTVVDHLSVNHAEQAFEAAIETGIRARLGKVLMDRDSPDGLLEGTDAALAESEALIEEYHGAAGGRVRYAVTPRFAVTCSEACLRGCRELADRHEGVTIHTHASENEEEIRAVEADTGMRNVLWLDEVGLTGPDVTLAHCVHTDEREREVLAETDTVVTHCPSSNMKLASGVAPVHDYLDRGIAVALGNDGPPCNNTLDPFTEMRQASLLGKVDARDPTRLPAATVLEMATTNGARAAGFDRLGTLREGQRADVIGLTADRTRATPVHDPRSHLVYAAHGDDVVFTMVDGDVRYDDGEHVGIDADAVRERATREAKRVVEAAGIDAAESSLLAGDAADRL; this is encoded by the coding sequence ATGCTGATCGCCGGAACCGTCATCGCCGACCCCGCGACCGTCGTCCCCGACGGCGCGGTCGTCGTCGAGGGCGCGACGATCGCCGCGGTCGGCGACGCCGCCGCCCTCCGCGAGGAGTATCCCGACCACGAGCGCCGCGAGGTCGACATCGTCGCGCCCGGCCTGATCGGCGGCCACGTGCACTCGGTGCAGTCGCTCGGACGCGGGATCGCCGACGACGCCTCCCTCCTCGACTGGCTGTTCGACGCCGTGCTCCCGATGGAGGCCGCGATGGACGCCGAGGCGACCCGCGCCGCCGCCGAGCTGGGCTACCTGGAGTGCCTCGAATCGGGGACGACGACCGTCGTCGACCACCTCTCGGTCAATCACGCGGAGCAGGCGTTCGAGGCCGCGATCGAGACCGGGATCCGCGCGCGGCTCGGGAAGGTGCTGATGGACCGCGACTCGCCGGACGGCCTGCTGGAGGGCACCGACGCCGCGCTCGCCGAGAGCGAGGCGCTCATCGAGGAGTACCACGGCGCCGCCGGCGGGCGGGTGCGCTACGCGGTCACGCCCCGCTTCGCCGTCACCTGCAGCGAGGCGTGTCTGCGGGGCTGCCGCGAGCTCGCCGACCGCCACGAGGGCGTGACGATCCACACTCACGCCAGCGAGAACGAAGAGGAAATCAGGGCGGTGGAGGCCGACACGGGGATGCGGAACGTCCTGTGGCTCGACGAGGTCGGGCTCACCGGACCGGACGTGACCCTCGCGCACTGCGTGCACACGGACGAGCGCGAGCGCGAGGTGCTCGCCGAGACGGACACGGTCGTCACCCACTGCCCCTCCTCGAACATGAAACTCGCCTCCGGGGTCGCCCCGGTCCACGACTACCTCGACCGGGGGATCGCGGTCGCGCTCGGCAACGACGGGCCGCCCTGCAACAACACGCTCGACCCCTTCACCGAGATGCGGCAGGCGAGCCTCCTCGGGAAGGTTGACGCTCGCGACCCGACCCGGCTCCCGGCCGCGACCGTGCTGGAGATGGCGACCACGAACGGCGCGCGCGCCGCCGGCTTCGACCGCCTCGGCACCCTCCGCGAGGGCCAGCGCGCGGACGTGATCGGGCTCACCGCCGACCGCACGCGCGCCACGCCGGTCCACGACCCGCGCTCCCACCTCGTGTACGCCGCCCACGGCGACGACGTGGTCTTCACCATGGTCGACGGCGACGTCCGGTATGACGACGGCGAGCACGTCGGGATCGACGCCGACGCCGTCCGCGAGCGCGCCACCCGAGAGGCGAAGCGCGTGGTCGAGGCGGCCGGCATCGACGCGGCCGAATCGTCGCTCCTCGCGGGCGACGCCGCCGACCGTTTATAA
- a CDS encoding non-canonical purine NTP pyrophosphatase, which produces MLRYVTTNPGKVREAERYLPDGSVERLDFDYPEIQAAELGPIAARGAREAYRHAGGAVLVDDAGLFVEGLDGFPGPYSSYVEETLGIERVHEIAADLDDRRAAFRCVLGYCDGDEFAASPDPVDRGDRNAAAAAGPDADGDADAAGERDDAEPLPVKLFEGYVPGRIVAPRGGGGFGYDPIFEHDGETFAEMDTDRKNAVSHRGRALEKFAEWYAER; this is translated from the coding sequence GTGCTCAGATACGTGACGACGAATCCGGGGAAGGTGCGCGAGGCGGAGCGCTACCTCCCGGACGGCTCGGTGGAGCGGCTCGACTTCGACTACCCGGAGATACAGGCCGCGGAGCTCGGACCGATAGCCGCCCGCGGCGCTCGGGAGGCGTACCGCCACGCGGGCGGGGCGGTGCTCGTCGACGACGCGGGGCTGTTCGTCGAGGGGCTCGACGGCTTCCCCGGCCCGTACTCCTCGTACGTCGAGGAGACGCTCGGGATCGAGCGGGTCCACGAGATCGCGGCCGACCTCGACGACCGCCGGGCCGCGTTCCGCTGCGTGCTCGGCTACTGCGACGGCGACGAGTTCGCCGCGAGCCCGGACCCGGTCGACCGCGGGGACCGGAACGCGGCCGCCGCGGCGGGTCCGGACGCGGACGGCGACGCGGACGCGGCCGGCGAGCGCGACGACGCCGAGCCTCTCCCCGTCAAGCTGTTCGAAGGGTACGTCCCCGGCCGGATCGTCGCGCCGCGCGGCGGGGGCGGCTTCGGCTACGACCCGATCTTCGAGCACGACGGCGAGACGTTCGCCGAGATGGACACCGACCGGAAGAACGCGGTGTCGCACCGCGGCCGCGCCTTGGAGAAGTTCGCGGAGTGGTACGCGGAGCGGTGA